Below is a window of Streptomyces sp. NBC_00223 DNA.
CGGCGCACCGATGTCATCGAGGCGTGGCTCGGGCTGATCACCGCCGTACTGCTGTGCGCCCTGCCCGCTCTCGGCTGGTGGGCCGGCCACGAGGTCGACCACGGCCTCCGGCAGGTCGTCCGCGCCGAGCACGCCGAGCGCACGCTGGTGACGGCCACCGTACAGCCCGCGAGCACGCAGAAGACCGGCTCCACCCCCGCCCCCGAGTCCGGATCCGCCGGACCGGGCGGCACCGACGTGCTGCGCTGGAGGGGCCCCGACGGGTCCGTGCACACCGCGGCCGTCTCCGCCGAGGTGGAGGTGCGGCATGCGGGCGAGGTCAAGGTGTGGACGAACCACGACGGCGTGCTCGTACCGCCGCCGCTGGACTCCGCGACCGCGAACACCCACGCCGTGCTCGCGGGCGTCGCGTCCGCCGCGGGCGCGGGCTGCCTGCTGCTGATTTCGCGCAAAGTGCTGATGTGGCGGCTGATGAACCGCCGGATGGTTTCGTGGGAGCGGGAGTGGGCCAGAGCGGGCGGTGATTGGGGGCGTACGGGCGCCGGTGGTTGACTCCGGAGGGGCTCTCGGGGCACCTGTGCCCAGGCCACCGGGACAGTCGGTCGTCAACAACTGCCCTCCGCGCGCGCTACGGTTGATCCCCGGTCGGCAGACGCAAGAGGTGGGGGCAGAGCAGCCCGATGGCACATGGCGTGGTGCAGGTGACCAACCCGAGCAGTTCGCGGTGGCGCCGCCGCACAGGCGAGTACGAGACGCTCGCCGCCGCGCTCCAGGCGGCGAGCGACGGTGACGTG
It encodes the following:
- a CDS encoding Rv1733c family protein → MQLGWRWRRNPLRRRTDVIEAWLGLITAVLLCALPALGWWAGHEVDHGLRQVVRAEHAERTLVTATVQPASTQKTGSTPAPESGSAGPGGTDVLRWRGPDGSVHTAAVSAEVEVRHAGEVKVWTNHDGVLVPPPLDSATANTHAVLAGVASAAGAGCLLLISRKVLMWRLMNRRMVSWEREWARAGGDWGRTGAGG